Proteins from a single region of Mucilaginibacter daejeonensis:
- a CDS encoding DUF3347 domain-containing protein, whose protein sequence is MKMLQILTFVLLMVTTFQAFAQTDSTLTQRDSVISRRNDTALPAYLALKDALLVSDAKKAASSAQIFANEFIKVRLRSHELNNLMTLKKLRAEAIDEAKAIAATTDINVQRKHFATVSKDFWELAQKYRFIKEAKIYYQQCPMTGVTWVSTSKDIKNPYYPKNMLTCGEVKAQL, encoded by the coding sequence ATGAAAATGCTGCAAATTTTGACCTTCGTGCTATTGATGGTCACCACCTTTCAGGCTTTCGCTCAGACCGATAGCACCCTGACCCAACGTGACTCTGTGATCTCACGCCGTAATGATACTGCCTTGCCGGCTTACCTCGCGCTGAAGGATGCCTTGTTAGTTTCTGATGCAAAAAAGGCCGCATCATCAGCGCAAATATTTGCTAACGAGTTTATTAAGGTGAGGTTGCGTTCGCACGAACTCAATAATCTGATGACACTCAAGAAACTTCGTGCTGAAGCTATAGATGAGGCCAAGGCCATCGCTGCTACCACTGATATCAACGTTCAGCGTAAGCATTTTGCTACCGTGTCTAAAGATTTTTGGGAATTGGCTCAAAAATATCGCTTCATTAAAGAAGCTAAGATCTACTATCAGCAATGCCCCATGACCGGCGTGACCTGGGTGAGCACCAGCAAGGATATCAAGAATCCGTATTACCCCAAGAATATGCTGACCTGCGGAGAAGTAAAAGCGCAGTTGTAA
- a CDS encoding zinc-dependent metalloprotease translates to MNFVLNMRYVMMCGLVLCGLASSAQKAPETPAKADSVKKPVAVQPYSKVIPASARKQKGVFTVVNTESKWFFEIPDSLMGRYFLVVTRYTGTPSGNVSMGGEETNEQTVYFEKAPGNKVFMRGVVYRNDSADSTQAIYRSLKVSNVNPIAAAFDIKAVNAAGKSTVIDVTDLFKKDNPVMSISSKDKGIAKVGSIADDRSFIEKISAYPLNIEARTTKTYTSTSGSLYAAQVAGAITYSFNVSMVLLPKVPMKKRFFDERVGYFANRYTLFNENSQRTRTQDYIQRFRLEPKPEYMDKYNKGILVEPAKPIVFYLDPATPKKWRPYLIAGVNDWQKAFEKAGFKNAIMAKEWPENDTTMSLEDARYSVIRYMASETPNAYGPRISDPRSGEIMESHVVWYHNVMKLVHNWYMIQAGAIDPRARKMEFDDQLMGELIRFVSSHEVGHTIGLRHNMGASSQTPVEKLREKKWVEANGHTVSIMDYARFNYVAQPEDHISKEGIYPRIGAYDKWAIQWGYRLLPGDQSEEQESKVLNKMIVDSLARNPRLWFGGEGKNEDPRSQAEDLSDNVTRANEYGMKNLKRVVAALPLWTREEGDQYDNLKELHKAAIGQYSRYLDHVVKNIVGRYITVKSVEQNGAVYTPIPKQRTKEAIHFIGRNLFEAPMWLYPESITNKLGTKVADDILDQQNRFMNTLIAPTYLYNLHNMELTIRKDYPVAEYLNDIKREVWKPLGKNELTNSFRRSLERSYVEKLDFIINPKQVKEGWVRSNAQRDDTRLVVIQHTRNLLAEVKTMAAKDPWNAVHYQDIVHQINKILHEQSKL, encoded by the coding sequence ATGAACTTTGTTTTAAATATGAGATATGTGATGATGTGCGGCCTTGTGTTGTGCGGTCTTGCTTCGAGTGCCCAAAAGGCACCCGAAACACCCGCCAAGGCCGATAGTGTGAAAAAGCCAGTCGCTGTGCAACCCTACAGCAAAGTGATACCGGCAAGTGCCCGTAAGCAAAAGGGTGTGTTCACAGTGGTAAATACCGAGAGCAAATGGTTCTTTGAGATACCTGATAGCTTGATGGGACGCTACTTTTTGGTAGTGACCCGTTACACAGGCACCCCCTCGGGCAATGTGAGCATGGGCGGCGAAGAGACCAACGAGCAGACCGTATACTTTGAGAAAGCGCCCGGCAATAAGGTGTTCATGCGTGGCGTGGTATACCGTAATGATAGTGCCGATAGCACGCAAGCGATCTATCGTTCGCTCAAGGTATCTAACGTTAACCCCATCGCAGCAGCGTTCGATATCAAGGCTGTTAATGCTGCTGGTAAAAGCACGGTGATCGATGTGACCGATCTGTTCAAAAAGGATAACCCGGTAATGAGCATCAGCTCAAAGGACAAGGGAATAGCTAAAGTGGGCAGCATAGCCGACGATCGCTCGTTCATCGAAAAGATATCGGCATACCCGTTGAACATAGAGGCGCGCACCACCAAAACATACACATCTACCTCTGGGTCACTTTATGCGGCGCAGGTGGCCGGTGCGATCACTTATAGCTTCAATGTATCAATGGTGTTATTACCAAAAGTGCCCATGAAGAAACGCTTTTTTGATGAGCGGGTAGGGTATTTTGCCAACAGATATACCCTGTTCAATGAGAACAGCCAGCGAACCCGTACGCAAGACTATATCCAACGCTTCAGGCTCGAACCTAAGCCCGAGTATATGGATAAGTACAACAAGGGCATCCTGGTAGAGCCGGCCAAACCGATCGTTTTTTATCTGGACCCAGCTACGCCAAAAAAGTGGCGCCCGTACCTGATCGCCGGTGTGAACGATTGGCAAAAGGCCTTTGAAAAGGCAGGTTTCAAGAATGCGATCATGGCTAAAGAATGGCCTGAGAACGATACCACCATGAGCCTGGAGGATGCCCGTTATTCGGTTATCCGTTATATGGCCTCCGAAACGCCTAATGCATACGGGCCGCGTATAAGCGATCCACGAAGCGGGGAGATCATGGAAAGCCACGTGGTATGGTACCATAACGTGATGAAGTTGGTGCATAACTGGTATATGATCCAGGCCGGAGCTATTGATCCGCGTGCCCGCAAAATGGAATTTGATGACCAGCTAATGGGCGAATTGATCCGTTTTGTATCATCGCACGAAGTGGGCCACACCATTGGCCTTAGGCACAACATGGGTGCCAGCAGCCAAACACCTGTCGAAAAACTGCGCGAAAAGAAATGGGTAGAGGCCAACGGTCATACAGTGTCCATCATGGATTATGCTCGCTTTAACTACGTGGCTCAACCTGAAGATCATATCAGTAAAGAGGGGATATACCCGCGTATTGGCGCTTATGATAAATGGGCCATACAGTGGGGCTACCGCTTATTACCCGGCGATCAAAGCGAGGAGCAGGAGAGCAAAGTATTGAATAAAATGATCGTTGATAGCTTGGCTCGCAACCCACGTTTGTGGTTCGGTGGTGAAGGCAAGAACGAGGACCCACGCAGCCAGGCTGAGGATCTGAGCGACAACGTGACCCGTGCCAATGAATACGGCATGAAGAACCTGAAAAGGGTAGTGGCCGCCTTACCGCTATGGACCCGTGAGGAAGGTGACCAGTATGACAATCTGAAAGAGTTGCATAAGGCCGCTATCGGTCAATACAGCCGATATCTCGATCACGTGGTCAAAAACATCGTGGGCCGCTACATTACTGTTAAAAGTGTAGAACAGAACGGGGCGGTGTATACACCGATACCTAAGCAGCGCACCAAGGAAGCTATCCACTTTATTGGCCGCAACCTGTTCGAGGCCCCGATGTGGTTGTACCCTGAATCGATCACCAACAAGTTAGGCACCAAAGTGGCCGATGATATCCTGGACCAGCAGAACCGCTTCATGAACACGCTCATCGCGCCTACGTATCTCTATAATCTGCATAACATGGAGTTGACCATCCGTAAGGACTATCCCGTTGCCGAATACCTGAATGATATCAAGCGCGAGGTTTGGAAGCCTTTAGGTAAGAATGAACTGACCAATAGTTTCAGGCGCAGCTTGGAGCGGTCATATGTGGAGAAGCTTGATTTCATCATCAACCCCAAGCAGGTGAAGGAAGGCTGGGTAAGGTCGAACGCACAACGCGATGATACCCGATTGGTAGTGATCCAACACACCCGCAACCTGCTGGCCGAAGTCAAGACTATGGCTGCTAAAGATCCGTGGAACGCTGTCCACTACCAGGACATCGTACATCAGATCAACAAGATATTACATGAACAAAGCAAACTTTAA
- a CDS encoding SDR family oxidoreductase: MEKIALVVGASGITGSNLAEKLISEGWTTYGLARGPKTDIQGLRPVAADLLDTQSLKVALAHIAPTHVFITSWMRNDTEAENIRVNGMMVRNLLDTLSPKSSVQHVALVTGLKHYLGPFDAYAKSGTLPETPVREEHPRLPIENFYYAQEDEVYAASERDEFTWSIHRPHTVIGKAVGNAMNMGTTLAVYASICKETGRPFQFPGSEAQWNGLSDVTDARILAEHLIWASTTEAAKNQAFNITNGEVFRWKWLWSQLADRFGIEAKGFDGTIHPLEAELAGDEQLWRDIASRYQLKEPELNRLASAWHTDLDLGRPIEVMTDMSKSRKLGFTLYQDTRDSFFDLFEQLKAEKLIP; encoded by the coding sequence ATGGAAAAGATAGCATTAGTGGTGGGTGCAAGTGGCATCACCGGAAGCAACCTGGCCGAAAAGCTCATATCAGAAGGCTGGACCACCTACGGTTTGGCTCGTGGTCCAAAAACAGATATACAAGGCTTGCGACCAGTAGCCGCAGATTTGCTTGACACTCAAAGTTTGAAAGTTGCCCTGGCGCATATAGCCCCAACGCACGTCTTCATCACCAGTTGGATGAGGAATGATACCGAGGCGGAAAATATCAGGGTAAATGGTATGATGGTTCGAAACCTGTTGGACACTTTATCACCTAAAAGTTCGGTACAGCACGTTGCACTGGTGACCGGCCTCAAGCATTATCTTGGCCCGTTCGATGCCTATGCAAAGTCTGGAACGCTCCCCGAAACGCCAGTTCGCGAAGAACATCCGCGACTGCCGATCGAGAACTTTTATTACGCACAGGAAGACGAAGTATACGCTGCCTCCGAACGTGACGAATTCACCTGGAGCATTCATCGCCCACATACGGTGATCGGCAAAGCGGTTGGTAATGCCATGAATATGGGCACTACGCTGGCCGTTTACGCAAGTATCTGTAAGGAAACCGGCAGACCTTTTCAGTTCCCGGGTTCAGAAGCGCAATGGAACGGACTATCAGATGTAACGGATGCCCGCATATTGGCCGAACACCTGATCTGGGCCTCTACCACCGAGGCAGCTAAGAACCAAGCGTTCAACATCACCAATGGCGAAGTTTTTCGTTGGAAGTGGTTATGGTCACAACTTGCCGACCGTTTCGGCATCGAAGCTAAAGGCTTTGATGGAACAATACATCCGCTGGAGGCAGAGTTGGCGGGCGACGAACAATTATGGAGAGACATAGCATCCAGATATCAATTGAAAGAGCCGGAACTGAACAGGCTTGCTTCAGCTTGGCACACGGACCTCGACCTGGGTCGCCCCATTGAGGTAATGACCGATATGTCCAAAAGTCGCAAACTCGGCTTCACCCTCTATCAGGATACGCGTGATTCGTTCTTCGACCTGTTCGAACAATTGAAAGCAGAAAAGCTTATCCCATAA
- a CDS encoding RagB/SusD family nutrient uptake outer membrane protein produces MRFRSYLTLALLSIFTLPACNKYLDVVPKGKTVISTTDDFYKMVSLPNRGYYTGNFTYLSDDLWIKESYVIGLPKSMDIINFTFDETANRPDYLTASNYYNQAYSYINRWNMVISLIDDTDGSSSIKTLAKAEAKVLRAFDYFMLINVYSKSYDPATAANDGGVIIMDKYDLEAKKAKSTVAEVYKFIQQDLDEALPYLQEKPLDVYHPSLAFAYALKSKVHLFKREYAQAKAAAQRSLTYNGQIFDLVKYTSQGGPNSLAVTAADNPEVLNYAYMTGYNELNFAYTYLMSPELKGLFNTTDARYNLFFTTGPSPYLDAGAGTAFWNVPYTKFFYSTVGMKTTEVYLMLAECFAREGNYADAMRIINDLRAKRITNAAQAQLAVPTTTKATMDIIIQERRKELMFGVNRFFDLKRFNLEPDYAKTLVHTFPIVNKTVPQVTYTLKPNSRMYIVPFAQDVLKLNPLLTLNTDETVPFR; encoded by the coding sequence ATGAGATTCAGATCATACTTAACGCTCGCTTTACTGAGCATATTTACCTTGCCTGCATGCAACAAGTATTTGGATGTAGTGCCTAAAGGCAAAACGGTGATATCTACCACCGATGATTTCTATAAAATGGTATCGCTCCCTAACCGGGGCTACTATACGGGCAACTTCACCTACCTTTCTGATGACCTTTGGATCAAAGAATCATACGTAATCGGTTTGCCGAAGAGCATGGACATCATCAACTTCACTTTTGATGAAACGGCCAACCGCCCTGATTACCTGACCGCCAGTAACTATTATAATCAGGCCTACAGCTACATTAACCGTTGGAACATGGTCATCTCGCTGATCGACGATACGGACGGCAGCTCATCGATCAAAACGCTGGCCAAGGCCGAAGCCAAAGTGCTAAGAGCATTCGATTACTTCATGCTGATCAACGTTTACTCCAAGTCGTATGACCCGGCAACGGCAGCCAATGATGGCGGCGTGATCATTATGGATAAATATGACCTGGAGGCCAAAAAAGCTAAGTCGACCGTAGCGGAGGTTTACAAGTTCATTCAACAGGACCTTGATGAGGCCTTGCCTTACCTGCAGGAAAAACCGCTGGACGTTTATCATCCTTCGCTGGCGTTCGCCTATGCTTTGAAAAGCAAGGTGCACTTGTTCAAGCGTGAGTATGCTCAAGCTAAGGCTGCTGCTCAACGGTCGTTGACCTATAATGGTCAGATATTTGACCTGGTGAAATACACCAGCCAGGGTGGCCCTAATTCGTTAGCGGTGACCGCAGCCGATAACCCGGAGGTGTTGAACTATGCCTACATGACCGGTTACAACGAGCTCAATTTCGCCTACACTTACCTGATGAGCCCAGAGTTGAAAGGCTTGTTCAATACTACTGATGCCCGTTACAACCTGTTCTTCACCACTGGCCCGAGCCCGTACCTGGATGCCGGTGCAGGTACTGCGTTCTGGAACGTGCCGTACACCAAATTCTTTTACTCTACTGTGGGTATGAAGACCACTGAGGTATACCTGATGCTGGCCGAATGTTTTGCACGTGAAGGTAATTACGCTGACGCCATGAGGATCATCAACGACCTGCGTGCTAAACGCATCACCAACGCGGCGCAAGCTCAGTTAGCCGTACCGACCACCACCAAGGCAACTATGGACATCATCATCCAGGAGCGCCGTAAAGAGTTGATGTTCGGGGTTAATCGCTTTTTTGACCTTAAGCGCTTTAACCTGGAGCCTGACTACGCCAAAACACTTGTGCATACTTTCCCGATCGTGAATAAGACCGTACCACAGGTGACCTATACGTTAAAGCCTAACTCGCGCATGTACATCGTACCGTTCGCGCAGGATGTGCTCAAGCTCAACCCATTGCTCACCTTGAATACCGACGAGACCGTACCGTTCAGATAA